The Besnoitia besnoiti strain Bb-Ger1 chromosome IV, whole genome shotgun sequence genome contains a region encoding:
- a CDS encoding prefoldin, alpha subunit protein (encoded by transcript BESB_055910), translating to MAAAAGTAAGQPGSPVSLNSLNLQQLVGVKDQLDGEVQNLAAHLRTLRMASGRLQEARDALGKFADASDEAEDQQAEVLVPLTSSVYVKGRLVTRKKLLVDVGTGYLVEKNCEDAKKGLEKNVSMVNEQVTKLEKILPEKQRQAEAAQNMIQQKYFQQQLMLQQQMQGGAQPASK from the exons atggcggcagcggcgggcacGGCGGCGGGGCAGCCTGGGAGCCCTGTCAGCCTCAACTCCCTCaacctgcagcagctcgtggGCGTTAAGGACCAACTCGACGGG GAAGTGCAGAATCTGGCGGCTCACCTGCGCACGCTGCGCATGGCGAGCGGGCGCCTGCAAGAAGCCAGAGACGCCCTCGGCAAGTTCGCtgacgcgagcgacgaggcggaagaccAGCAGGCGGAAGTCCTCGTCCCTCTCACCAGCTCGGTGTATGTGAAG GGCCGGCTGgtgacgcggaagaagctgcTGGTGGACGTCGGAACGGGCTACTTGGTCGAGAAGAActgcgaagacgcgaagaagggacTCGAAAA GAACGTGAGCATGGTGAATGAACAGGTGACAAAGCTCGAGAAGATTCTGCCTGAGAAGCAGCGCCAggccgaggctgcgcagaaCATGATTCAGCAAAAGTActttcagcagcagctcatgctgcagcagcagatgcaggGAGGCGCTCAGCCGGCCTCGAAATGA